A genomic segment from Paenibacillus sp. FSL K6-1096 encodes:
- a CDS encoding tetraprenyl-beta-curcumene synthase family protein yields the protein MNEFEQGRYLSPRGPIGLMNRVYKYVLPEVRSCLDFWRKDAAGIPDPELRKQALASIETKQFHCEGGGIYAAGNLSMRHILIPLIVAYQTISDYLDNLCDRSTSLDPADFRLLHQSMLDAITPGAELVNYYALRTEQNDGGYLHRLVLTCQEMTAKLPGYGAAAEEIRHLAVLYTDLQVYKHIHPELREAALKEWWEKEGHLAPHLQWNEFAAATGSTLGVFMLFLASCDPGLSLSAAASIRAAYFPHVCGLHIMLDYLIDQDEDRAGGDLNFCNYYDDTETMLNRIASIVEWARRDVADLPETSMHRMVIEGLLALYLSDPKVREQREVRLVSRRLMRRSPLTRLFFFVNSRWIRKHMY from the coding sequence TTGAATGAATTTGAGCAAGGCCGTTACCTGAGTCCGCGCGGTCCGATTGGACTGATGAACAGGGTCTACAAGTACGTGCTGCCGGAAGTGCGATCATGTCTCGATTTCTGGCGCAAGGATGCAGCAGGGATTCCTGATCCCGAGCTCCGCAAGCAAGCGCTTGCCAGCATTGAAACGAAGCAGTTTCATTGCGAGGGCGGCGGAATCTATGCCGCCGGCAATTTGTCGATGAGACATATACTGATTCCGCTAATTGTTGCTTATCAGACGATCAGTGATTATTTGGACAACCTGTGCGACCGCAGTACTTCGCTTGATCCTGCCGATTTCCGGCTGCTGCACCAGTCCATGCTGGATGCAATTACCCCCGGGGCAGAGCTGGTGAATTATTACGCGCTGCGCACCGAGCAGAATGACGGCGGATATCTGCACAGACTGGTGCTGACCTGCCAGGAGATGACCGCCAAGCTTCCCGGATATGGTGCGGCTGCTGAAGAGATTCGTCATCTGGCCGTATTATACACCGATCTCCAGGTCTACAAGCACATCCACCCGGAGCTGAGGGAAGCTGCTCTGAAGGAATGGTGGGAGAAGGAGGGCCATCTCGCGCCTCATCTCCAGTGGAACGAGTTCGCGGCCGCAACCGGTTCAACCCTTGGCGTATTCATGCTTTTTCTGGCTTCCTGCGATCCGGGGCTGAGCCTCTCTGCAGCGGCTTCCATTCGTGCTGCCTACTTCCCGCATGTGTGCGGACTGCACATTATGCTGGATTACCTGATTGACCAGGACGAAGACCGGGCAGGCGGAGATCTCAATTTCTGCAATTATTATGACGATACGGAGACGATGCTGAACCGGATAGCTTCCATCGTGGAGTGGGCCCGCCGGGATGTCGCTGATCTTCCCGAGACCTCTATGCACCGTATGGTCATCGAAGGGCTTCTGGCACTTTATTTATCCGATCCGAAGGTCAGGGAACAGCGGGAGGTCCGTCTGGTGTCCCGGCGGCTGATGAGAAGAAGCCCGCTGACCCGGCTGTTCTTCTTCGTCAACAGCCGGTGGATACGCAAACACATGTATTAA